A genome region from Carassius gibelio isolate Cgi1373 ecotype wild population from Czech Republic chromosome A23, carGib1.2-hapl.c, whole genome shotgun sequence includes the following:
- the LOC127944947 gene encoding N-acetyltransferase family 8 member 7 codes for MEQKSSLKSIIRPYKPTDKSAIVSLFRFGILEHVYPAFFKAMSHPDHIGMTLSVSVAGYVLGGSSYFLAVLFAGAWACLVYYCCHEIYDAFLRRKLEAEMADIQANFMDSQANGFWVVEMEVNGKSKVVGLLAAVKRDGWDADAGDGPSLEVFQLVVSFNQRCKGVGTQLVETAVEFCKEQGLSRVIIEISSPQTAALSLFRKLGFIVTSGNSKTHAYHLVSKLARINVIRMEKHL; via the exons ATGGAACAGAAAAGCAGCT TGAAGAGTATAATCAGGCCCTACAAGCCCACAGATAAGTCAGCTATTGTCTCTCTCTTCCGCTTTGGGATCCTGGAGCACGTCTACCCAGCTTTCTTCAAAGCCATGAGTCATCCGGACCACATCGGCATGACCCTCAGCGTCTCCGTGGCTGGATATGTGCTCGGAGGATCCTCGTACTTCCTGGCCGTGCTCTTCGCAGGAGCCTGGGCTTGTTTGGTCTACTATTGCTGCCACGAGATTTACGATGCCTTCCTCAGGAGGAAGCTAGAGGCAGAAATGGCTGACATTCAGGCCAACTTCATGGACAGCCAGGCGAATGGATTCTGGGTGGTGGAGATGGAGGTGAACGGGAAGTCAAAGGTGGTCGGGCTGCTGGCTGCGGTGAAGAGAGACGGATGGGACGCAGATGCGGGCGACGGACCGTCTCTAGAGGTGTTTCAGTTGGTCGTGTCCTTCAACCAGAGATGTAAAGGTGTGGGAACCCAGCTGGTCGAAACGGCCGTGGAGTTTTGCAAGGAGCAGGGACTTTCTCGAGTTATCATAGAAATCAGCTCCCCGCAAACGGCAGCTCTTTCGCTTTTCCGCAAACTTGGCTTTATTGTGACGTCTGGGAACAGCAAAACACACGCTTACCATTTGGTGTCAAAACTGGCCCGGATCAATGTTATACGAATGGAAAAGCATCTGTAA
- the pfdn4 gene encoding prefoldin subunit 4: MAATMKKGVAAEDVNVTFEDQQKINKFARNTNRMSELKDEIEAKKKSLQNLEDASDDLMMCEDDAMLIPYQIGDVFISHSQEETQEMLEAAKEALQDEIKALEGRVSSIQELLGDLKVQLYAKFGNNINLEADES, from the exons ATGGCAGCCACCATGAAGAAAGGAGTG GCAGCTGAAGATGTCAATGTAACATTTGAGGACCAGCAAAAGATCAACAAGTTTGCCAGGAACACAAATCGGATGTCTGAACTTAAAGACGAAATCGAGGCCAAAAAG aaatccTTACAGAATCTCGAGGATGCCAGTGATGACCTCATGATGTGTGAGGACGATGCAATGCTGATCCCGTATCAGATCGGAGACGTGTTCATCAGTCACTCGCAGGAAGAGACGCAGGAAATGCTGGAGGCAGCCAAG GAAGCTCTGCAGGATGAGATCAAAGCTCTGGAGGGTCGTGTGTCGTCCATACAGGAGCTCCTCGGAGATTTGAAGGTTCAGTTATATGCCAAGTTTGGAAACAACATCAATCTAGAGGCAGATGAGAGCTGA